One region of Streptomyces capillispiralis genomic DNA includes:
- the nucS gene encoding endonuclease NucS — protein MRLVIARCSVDYAGRLTAHLPSAPRLILIKADGSVSIHADDRAYKPLNWMSPPCALKEGTGEEEGVWTVVNKAGEKLIITMEEILHDSSHELGVDPGLIKDGVEAHLQELLADRIETLGEGYTLIRREYMTAIGPVDILCRDAEGRTVAVEIKRRGEIDGVEQLTRYLELLNRDPHLAPVRGVFAAQEIKPQARVLATDRGIGCQVLDYDALRGIEDDKLRLF, from the coding sequence ATGCGTCTCGTCATTGCCCGCTGCTCCGTGGACTACGCCGGGCGGCTCACCGCGCACCTGCCCTCGGCACCCCGTCTGATCCTGATCAAGGCGGACGGCAGCGTCTCGATCCACGCCGACGACCGGGCCTACAAGCCCCTGAACTGGATGTCGCCGCCGTGCGCCCTGAAGGAGGGGACCGGCGAGGAGGAGGGCGTCTGGACCGTCGTCAACAAGGCGGGCGAGAAGCTCATCATCACGATGGAGGAGATCCTCCACGACTCCTCGCACGAACTGGGCGTCGACCCCGGCCTGATCAAGGACGGCGTGGAAGCGCACCTCCAGGAGCTGCTCGCCGACCGCATCGAGACTCTCGGCGAGGGCTACACCCTCATCCGCCGCGAGTACATGACGGCGATCGGCCCGGTCGACATCCTGTGCCGGGACGCCGAGGGGCGGACGGTCGCGGTGGAGATCAAGCGGCGCGGCGAGATCGACGGCGTCGAGCAGCTCACGCGCTATCTGGAGCTGCTGAACCGCGATCCCCATCTCGCCCCGGTGCGCGGCGTGTTCGCCGCCCAGGAGATCAAGCCGCAGGCCCGGGTGCTGGCGACGGACCGGGGCATCGGCTGTCAGGTGCTCGACTACGACGCGCTGCGCGGCATCGAGGACGACAAGCTGCGCCTGTTCTGA
- a CDS encoding SCO5389 family protein, translating to MSLDVSPALLEQAERGEVDEAEFVDCVRTSLPFAWEMISSLVAQLKVDGGAFADNQTPPPDEQARGQLLRALASDAIRGALQRHFGVRLAFQNCHRVAVFPLDSSVDEKLARFTSVRSQVLNQSAELRDC from the coding sequence ATGTCGCTCGACGTCTCACCGGCCCTACTCGAACAGGCCGAGCGAGGCGAGGTCGACGAAGCGGAATTCGTCGACTGCGTCCGGACCTCCCTGCCCTTCGCGTGGGAGATGATCAGCTCCCTGGTGGCCCAGCTGAAGGTGGACGGCGGAGCGTTCGCCGACAACCAGACGCCCCCGCCGGACGAGCAGGCGCGCGGCCAACTGCTGCGCGCGCTCGCGAGCGACGCGATACGCGGCGCGCTGCAACGGCACTTCGGTGTGCGGCTGGCCTTCCAGAACTGCCACCGCGTGGCCGTGTTCCCGCTTGACTCCTCGGTCGACGAGAAGCTGGCCCGCTTCACCTCGGTGCGCAGCCAGGTGCTGAACCAGTCGGCGGAACTGCGCGACTGCTGA